A genomic segment from Phragmites australis chromosome 6, lpPhrAust1.1, whole genome shotgun sequence encodes:
- the LOC133921549 gene encoding ethylene-responsive transcription factor ERF027-like, with protein MAEQPPPTLQPLQAGLASHSSGSGPASPHSPSLVVQGDATTGVATAPGAATSSGEPSPRSSGKHALYRGIRCRSGKWVSEIREPRKARRIWLGTYPTAEMAAAAYDVAARALRGTDAVLNFPGAIASRQTPASASPADIRAAAAAAAAAVQLEQAQGGNTTAAAVDAAQQPHGTSSATADAASCMPQQEIGNDEFLDEEAIFEMPLLLRNMAVGMMMSPPRLSPDTSDESLDRSEVGESLWSYHDP; from the coding sequence ATGGCTGAGCAGCCGCCGCCGACTCTTCAGCCGCTACAAGCGGGGTTGGCAAGCCACTCTTCGGGTTCGGGCCCTGCCTCGCCTCATTCTCCTTCTCTTGTAGTGCAGGGCGACGCCACGACGGGGGTAGCCACGGCGCCGGGAGCAGCGACGAGCTCGGGGGAGCCGTCGCCGCGGTCCTCCGGGAAGCACGCGCTCTACCGCGGCATCAGGTGCAGGAGCGGCAAGTGGGTGTCCGAGATCCGGGAGCCGCGCAAGGCGCGCCGCATATGGCTCGGCACGTACCCGACGGCCGAGATGGCCGCCGCGGCCTACGACGTGGCCGCGCGCGCGCTGCGTGGGACCGACGCCGTGCTCAACTTCCCGGGCGCGATCGCCTCGCGCCAGACCCCAGCGTCCGCGTCCCCCGCGGACATACgtgccgcggccgccgcggccgcggccgccgtgcAGCTTGAGCAGGCCCAGGGTGGCAACACCACTGCCGCTGCTGTCGACGCCGCACAGCAGCCGCACGGCACGAGCAGTGCGACCGCTGACGCGGCGAGCTGTATGCCGCAGCAGGAAATTGGCAATGACGAGTTCCTGGACGAAGAGGCAATCTTCGAGATGCCACTGCTCCTCCGGAACATGGCCGTGGGCATGATGATGAGCCCGCCGAGGCTCAGCCCGGACACATCCGACGAGTCGCTGGACCGGTCGGAGGTTGGGGAGAGCCTCTGGAGCTACCATGACCCGTAG